The genomic window GGTGATAGAGCTTCAGATAGAGGGCATCTTGGAGGTGGGGCTCAGAGAAGCGAGCCCGCAGAAGGTGCTCCAGGACTGGAAAGATCTGCTCCTCTGGGACGGCATCATCTTCCACCATCAGGACATAGTCTGGGTTGTAGGTCTGCAGGGAGGATTCCAGACAATAGACGTAGTCCTGCTTCTCCTTCTCAAACGAGTTGGTGGAAGGGTCATCGCCATAGTCATCCTCGGTGCCCTCATAGCGGTTGGCCACAGGGACGTACTTGGACAGCAGCTTGGCATCAAAATGGCTCACGCTCCGCTCCACGTTGCACAGGAAGAGTTGGTGCCCCTCACATTGGGGGCCACACTGTTGAAGGAGCCGGTGGAACTGGGACACCACCTGCAGGACGTAGTGGAAGCCAGGCTGCCTGTCCacggtgatgatggtgatgaccaGCCAGGGCCGCGGCGTGGCCTGCCAGACGATGGGCACCGAGCCGTTGGCAGAGGGCAGCTCCTCAAAGTAGTGCAGGGCAGCTTCACCTTCTTTCAAGCTCTGCTGCAGGAACTCTTGGCTCATTTGGTTCAGATGCCAGTGGCGCAGGTAGAAGTAAGAGTGCAGAAGCCGGTGACAGGCCAGCGGGGCCAGCAGACCAAAGGTCACCACTGTTAAGATGAAGAGCTGGACAGCGGTGCTGCCCCAAGAGAGCCGCCTCAGCCTCCGGAGGAGCATGGCAGCTGGAGAGGTTGAAGTGCTCATGAGGTCGACTCTGGTCAGGTCTGGTCCCGAGAACAAACCATCCTGGACCGTAGGCCAAAATCAGTGCAAGTCAAACCTAAAGAGGGAAGAAGTAAAGAATGGTACAGGGCTTAAAAaactccagggatggaactcagcaCATATCAAACCAGAAATTCTTATTCTAGTCTGTGTTGCTGCTAGAGACTCAAGTGTTTTCTCTAGTACTCTCTTCTTAGGTTGTATCTGTTAGTGATCTCTGGGGTTCTTTGATCATTTCTATGAATAATGAAATCTTGGTGCATTCAACCAAATCTCCACACCTACAGACACTTAGTTAAGATTTATAGTGTGCCAGAAAAATCACCAGAGAGGCTAGTCAAATCGTTATTTCAATTCAACAGCTACACAGACACAGGTTCTTCCAACCAACACAAAAATAGCAAGGCTTGACCCAAAGGGTCATTTAGAGTAAGTTCCAAGGTAAATACACTGCAAGTACTTGTTGACTGACTGTACATAGTAATTTCTAAAAGCTCTGTCTTCTTTTGTATGTCCCAAACAAGAAAGGGACTATTTAGGATTCCCTGAAATGTCTTTATCAACATTTTCCATCCCTTTTCCCCTAACTTTATGTAACTAAACTCAGAATTTCATATTAACTTAATCCTGATTGgtcttccattttatattttattttatttttaattaattttattttatttttaaactttacataattgtattagttttgccaaatatcaaaatgaatccaccacaggtatacatgtgttccccatcctgaaccctcctccctcctccctccctataccatccctctgggtcgtcccagttcaccagccccaagcatccagtatcgtgcattgaacctggactggcatctcgtttcatacatgatattttacatgtttcaatgccattctcccaaatcttcccaccctctccctctcccacagagtccataagactgttctatacatcagtgtctcttttgctgtctcgtatacagggttatcgttaccatctttctaaattccatatatatgcgttagtatactgtattggtgtttttccttctggcttacttcactctgtataataggctccagtttcatccacctcattagaactgattcaaatgtattctttttaatggctgagtaatactccattgtgtatatgtaccacagctttcttatccattcatctgctgatggacatctaggttgcttccatgccctggctattataaacagtgctgcgatgaacattggggtacacgtgtctctttcccttctggtttcctcagtttgtatgcccagcagtgggattgctggatcataaggcagttctatttccagttttttaaggaatctccacactgttctccatagtggctgtactagtttgcattcccaccaacagtgtaagagggttcccttttctccacaccctctccagcatttattgcttgtagacttttggatcgcagccattctgactggtgtgaaatggtatctcatagtggttttgatttgcatttctctgataatgagtgatgttgagcatcatttcatgtgtttgttagccatctgtatgtcttctttggagaaatgtctatttagatctttagcccattttttgattgggtcatttatttttctggagttgagctgtaggagttgcttgtatatttttgagattagttgtttgtcggttgcttcatttgctattattttctcccattctgaaggctgtcttttcaccttgctaatagtttcctttgatgtgcagaagcttttaagtttaattaggccccatttgtttatttttgcttttatttccaatattctgggaggtgggtcatagaggatcctgctgtgatgtatgtcagagagtgttttgcctatgttctcctctaggagttttatagtttctggtcttacgttgagatctttaatccattttgagtttatttttgtatatggtgttagaaagtgttctagtttcattcttttacaagtggttgaccagatttcccagcaccacttgttaaagagattgtctttaatccattgtatattcttgcctcctttgtcaaagataaggtgtccatatgtgcgtggatttatctctgggctttctattttgttccattgatctatatttctgtctttgtgccagtaccatactgtcttgataactgtggctttgtagtagagcctgaagtcaggtaggttgattcctccagttccatttttctttctcaagatcgctt from Bos indicus x Bos taurus breed Angus x Brahman F1 hybrid chromosome 8, Bos_hybrid_MaternalHap_v2.0, whole genome shotgun sequence includes these protein-coding regions:
- the TMEM246 gene encoding transmembrane protein 246, which produces MSTSTSPAAMLLRRLRRLSWGSTAVQLFILTVVTFGLLAPLACHRLLHSYFYLRHWHLNQMSQEFLQQSLKEGEAALHYFEELPSANGSVPIVWQATPRPWLVITIITVDRQPGFHYVLQVVSQFHRLLQQCGPQCEGHQLFLCNVERSVSHFDAKLLSKYVPVANRYEGTEDDYGDDPSTNSFEKEKQDYVYCLESSLQTYNPDYVLMVEDDAVPEEQIFPVLEHLLRARFSEPHLQDALYLKLYHPERLQHYINPEPMRILEWLGVGMLLGPLLTWIYMRFASRPGFSWPVMLFFSLYSMGLVELVGRHYFLELRRLSPSLYSVVPASQCCTPAMLFPAPAARRTLTYLSQVYCHKGFGKDMALYSLLRAKGERAYVVEPNLVKHIGLFSSLRYNFHPSLL